One region of Alcanivorax sediminis genomic DNA includes:
- a CDS encoding SufE family protein, whose translation MESNDVFDIRSIKLGSDVTAEDIAEDLEFLDDWEERYRYIIDLGKQLPGLPDELKTEDRFVRGCQSQVWLETDYDTDANTLYLAVDSDALIVKGLAAIVLSALNQQSPQAIHDYDMDGFFERIDLLSHLSPTRGNGLRAMVAKIKHQAEQLVA comes from the coding sequence ATGGAGTCAAACGACGTGTTCGATATTCGCAGCATCAAGCTGGGCAGTGATGTGACCGCCGAGGACATTGCCGAGGATCTGGAGTTTCTGGACGACTGGGAAGAGCGGTATCGCTACATCATTGATCTGGGCAAGCAGCTGCCTGGCCTGCCCGATGAGCTGAAGACTGAGGACCGTTTTGTGCGCGGTTGTCAGAGCCAGGTGTGGCTGGAAACCGACTATGACACAGATGCCAATACGCTATATCTGGCAGTGGATTCCGACGCACTGATTGTGAAAGGCCTGGCGGCCATTGTGCTGTCAGCGCTGAACCAGCAATCTCCGCAGGCCATTCACGATTATGATATGGATGGATTCTTCGAACGTATTGATCTGCTCAGCCACCTCAGCCCCACACGTGGTAACGGACTGCGTGCCATGGTGGCGAAGATCAAGCATCAGGCCGAACAACTGGTCGCCTGA
- the sufT gene encoding putative Fe-S cluster assembly protein SufT: MFEAPKPKEQRTVVVQRDVPARKVPDGTRITIPKNSFVNLRQALGGTYTVTINGNMARIDGTDADAIGQEPLKLDFAPANDDGSVRQEDLETTLQTIFDPEIPVSIKELGLVYGCDVIQRDGQNVVQVRMTLTAPNCGMGPVLVGDVEDRLGKVPNVDKVEVALVFDPPWSRDMISEEAQLELGLF; the protein is encoded by the coding sequence TTGTTTGAAGCCCCCAAGCCCAAGGAACAGCGCACCGTTGTCGTCCAGCGCGACGTACCGGCCCGCAAGGTACCGGATGGCACCCGTATCACCATCCCAAAGAACAGCTTTGTCAACCTGCGCCAGGCGCTGGGCGGCACCTATACTGTCACCATTAACGGCAACATGGCGCGCATCGACGGCACCGACGCCGATGCCATTGGCCAGGAACCCCTGAAGCTGGATTTTGCCCCCGCCAATGACGATGGCAGCGTGCGCCAGGAGGACCTGGAAACCACCCTGCAAACCATCTTCGACCCGGAAATCCCGGTGAGTATCAAAGAGCTGGGCCTTGTGTACGGCTGCGATGTGATCCAGCGTGACGGCCAGAACGTGGTTCAGGTCCGCATGACGCTTACCGCGCCCAACTGCGGCATGGGCCCGGTCCTGGTGGGAGACGTGGAAGATCGCCTTGGCAAGGTACCCAACGTGGACAAGGTGGAAGTGGCCCTGGTGTTCGATCCCCCCTGGAGCCGCGACATGATCAGCGAAGAAGCCCAGCTGGAACTGGGGTTGTTCTAA
- a CDS encoding HesB/IscA family protein, with protein sequence MTVQTFTPGQITLHLTEAANKQALREIARANAAGIRLDLDESGCSGFMYVLDFVDDAKDGDKLFVMDGVNLYVPEKWLPMLNGLVIDYVTEGVNSLFKFRNPNATGECGCGESFTVNEV encoded by the coding sequence ATGACGGTTCAGACTTTTACCCCTGGTCAGATCACTCTTCACCTGACCGAGGCCGCCAATAAACAGGCGCTGCGTGAAATCGCCCGCGCCAATGCCGCCGGCATCCGTCTGGATCTGGACGAATCCGGCTGCTCCGGATTCATGTATGTACTGGATTTTGTCGACGACGCCAAAGACGGCGACAAGCTGTTCGTAATGGATGGCGTGAATCTCTACGTGCCGGAAAAATGGCTGCCCATGCTCAATGGCCTGGTCATCGACTACGTCACTGAAGGCGTCAACAGCCTGTTCAAGTTCCGCAACCCCAACGCCACCGGCGAATGTGGCTGCGGAGAAAGCTTCACTGTGAACGAGGTCTGA
- a CDS encoding aminotransferase class V-fold PLP-dependent enzyme — MTVKALDINALRAQFPILDQQANGKPLVYLDNGATTQKPVAVLDALQNYYRSVNSNVHRGAHFLSDEATGQFEGARQTVADFLNASREEILWTKGTTESINIVAQCVAREQLQPGDEVLISTSEHHANIVPWQQACLAKGATLKVIPLGDDCSLDQDAFTQLLSEKTKIFAIGHASNALGTLNPVKEMIARAKSMGAITLVDGAQAVAHFPVDVRDLGADFYAFSGHKLFGPTGIGVLYGRRELLEAMPPYQTGGEMIEVVTFEKSTWNQLPYKFEAGTPNIAGAIGLAAAIKWLNGQDRVALEAHENALLAHATEQALAFDGLKIIGTAASKVSVLSFLLEGGHPADVGMLLDKQGVAVRTGHHCTMPLMDTLGIPGTVRASFSIYNTLDEVDSLFAALEKVRTFL, encoded by the coding sequence ATGACCGTGAAGGCACTGGATATCAACGCCCTGCGCGCCCAGTTCCCGATTCTGGATCAGCAGGCCAACGGCAAGCCGCTGGTCTATCTGGATAACGGCGCCACCACCCAGAAGCCGGTGGCGGTACTTGATGCCCTGCAGAACTACTATCGCAGCGTGAATTCCAACGTGCACCGTGGCGCCCACTTTCTTAGCGACGAGGCCACCGGTCAGTTCGAAGGTGCCCGCCAGACCGTAGCGGATTTCCTCAACGCCAGCCGCGAAGAGATTCTCTGGACCAAGGGCACCACCGAATCCATCAACATCGTTGCCCAATGCGTTGCCCGCGAACAACTGCAGCCCGGTGACGAGGTGCTGATCAGCACCAGCGAGCATCACGCCAATATTGTTCCCTGGCAGCAGGCCTGCCTGGCTAAAGGTGCCACCCTGAAAGTTATCCCGCTGGGCGACGATTGCAGCCTGGATCAGGACGCGTTCACTCAACTGCTCAGCGAAAAGACCAAAATCTTCGCCATCGGCCATGCCAGCAACGCGCTCGGCACTCTCAATCCGGTGAAAGAGATGATCGCCAGGGCGAAATCCATGGGTGCCATCACCCTGGTGGACGGCGCCCAGGCGGTAGCCCACTTCCCTGTGGACGTGCGAGACCTGGGGGCAGACTTCTACGCCTTCTCCGGCCACAAGCTGTTCGGCCCCACCGGCATTGGCGTGCTCTATGGCCGTCGCGAGCTGCTGGAAGCCATGCCGCCCTACCAGACCGGCGGCGAGATGATTGAGGTGGTGACTTTCGAGAAGAGCACCTGGAACCAGTTGCCCTACAAATTCGAGGCCGGCACCCCGAACATCGCCGGTGCCATCGGTCTGGCTGCTGCCATAAAATGGCTGAACGGCCAGGATCGGGTAGCACTGGAAGCCCATGAAAATGCCTTGCTGGCTCACGCTACCGAGCAGGCACTGGCGTTCGATGGGTTGAAAATCATCGGTACCGCCGCCAGTAAAGTGAGTGTGTTGTCGTTCCTTCTGGAAGGCGGTCACCCGGCGGATGTGGGCATGCTACTGGACAAGCAAGGCGTTGCCGTTCGTACTGGCCATCATTGCACCATGCCGCTGATGGATACCCTGGGCATCCCCGGCACTGTGCGCGCCTCGTTCTCGATTTATAATACCCTTGATGAGGTGGATAGCCTGTTCGCGGCGCTGGAGAAGGTACGAACCTTCCTCTAG
- the sufD gene encoding Fe-S cluster assembly protein SufD, with the protein MSLPSTNLALDLKTQTLASARRLAGDGANLAALEAISFPERKTERWKYTSLQALADGHMNAVASGELSQPLPALSEYVVTVTNGVLTGSTLPDGVSLAQASPAVNGLETPFALYNSAVATPVVLEVAANTRIEQPIHVQIQSASDAPAHCNPRLVVKLNNGAEATVIEHYHAEGQALTNAVTALITADNAKLTHYRLQGEQATTLFIGTLVIDQQGTSTVNSYQLMTGNRLRRNDVHALVGKSGAELNMKGIFVVRDKSHVDNQICVEHSVPNCESDQNFKGLAGENGKAVFNGRIHIHPGASGTNAELSNKNLLLNTGAEINTKPELEIYNDDVKCAHGTTVGQLDPIQQFYLQSRGIPAAEAKRMLSLGFVNELLMSLPHEKVAEWATPWLEAELVHARPTGDAV; encoded by the coding sequence ATGAGCCTCCCCTCCACCAATCTGGCTCTCGACCTGAAAACCCAGACTCTGGCCAGTGCACGTCGGCTGGCCGGCGATGGTGCCAATCTGGCCGCGCTGGAAGCGATCAGCTTCCCGGAGCGCAAGACCGAGCGCTGGAAGTACACCTCCCTGCAGGCACTGGCCGATGGCCACATGAATGCTGTCGCCAGTGGCGAGCTGAGCCAGCCCCTTCCTGCCCTCAGCGAGTATGTGGTGACGGTCACCAATGGCGTGCTCACCGGCAGCACCCTGCCGGACGGCGTGAGCCTTGCGCAGGCCAGCCCGGCAGTGAACGGCCTGGAAACTCCGTTCGCCTTGTATAACAGCGCAGTGGCAACGCCAGTGGTCCTGGAAGTGGCCGCCAACACCCGTATCGAACAGCCGATCCATGTGCAGATTCAGTCTGCTAGTGATGCACCGGCGCACTGCAACCCGCGCCTGGTCGTCAAGCTTAACAATGGTGCCGAGGCCACTGTCATCGAGCACTATCATGCCGAAGGCCAGGCCCTGACCAATGCGGTCACCGCCTTGATCACCGCTGACAATGCCAAGCTGACCCACTACCGGCTGCAGGGTGAGCAAGCGACTACCCTGTTCATCGGAACCCTTGTGATTGATCAGCAGGGCACCAGCACCGTAAACAGCTATCAGCTGATGACGGGCAACCGTCTGCGTCGTAATGATGTACATGCGCTGGTTGGCAAGAGCGGTGCCGAACTGAACATGAAGGGCATCTTTGTCGTTCGCGACAAGAGCCACGTGGATAACCAGATCTGCGTTGAGCACTCTGTCCCCAACTGTGAATCCGACCAGAACTTCAAGGGCCTGGCCGGGGAAAACGGCAAGGCGGTGTTCAACGGACGCATCCATATTCACCCGGGCGCCAGCGGTACCAACGCTGAACTTTCCAACAAAAACTTGCTACTCAATACCGGCGCGGAGATCAACACCAAGCCGGAGCTGGAGATCTACAACGACGACGTTAAATGTGCCCACGGCACCACCGTCGGCCAATTGGATCCCATCCAGCAGTTCTACCTTCAGTCCCGCGGCATTCCTGCGGCAGAAGCCAAGCGCATGCTGAGCCTGGGCTTCGTCAACGAACTGCTGATGTCGCTTCCCCATGAAAAAGTCGCTGAGTGGGCCACCCCCTGGCTTGAGGCCGAGCTGGTCCATGCCCGCCCGACAGGAGACGCTGTCTGA
- the sufC gene encoding Fe-S cluster assembly ATPase SufC yields MLEIRDLHASVADKPILKGLNLTVNAGEVHAIMGPNGSGKSTLANVLSGRDNYEITGGEALFEGKSLAEMEPEERAQAGLFLAFQYPVEIPGVSNMEFLKAALESVRGAQDKEEWDSVTLLRQARAACKQVNLDASFLKRGVNEGFSGGEKKRNEIMQMMLMEPKLALLDETDSGLDIDALQVVAKGVNSLRSPERGIVLVTHYQRLLDYIVPDFVHVLYNGQIIKSGGKELALELEEKGYGWLTGEEESA; encoded by the coding sequence ATGCTGGAAATTCGTGATCTGCACGCCTCCGTGGCGGACAAGCCGATTCTCAAGGGCCTCAACCTGACCGTTAACGCCGGTGAGGTGCACGCCATCATGGGCCCCAACGGCTCCGGCAAATCCACCCTGGCCAACGTACTGTCAGGCCGTGACAACTACGAGATCACCGGCGGTGAAGCTCTGTTCGAGGGCAAGAGTCTGGCCGAGATGGAGCCGGAAGAACGTGCCCAGGCAGGCCTGTTCCTGGCCTTCCAGTACCCGGTGGAAATCCCTGGCGTATCCAACATGGAGTTCCTCAAGGCAGCACTGGAGTCCGTACGTGGCGCCCAGGACAAGGAAGAGTGGGATTCTGTCACCCTGCTCCGCCAGGCCCGTGCAGCCTGCAAACAGGTCAACCTGGATGCCAGCTTCCTTAAGCGCGGAGTTAACGAAGGTTTCTCTGGCGGCGAAAAGAAGCGCAACGAAATCATGCAGATGATGCTGATGGAGCCGAAGCTGGCGCTGCTCGATGAAACCGACTCCGGCCTCGACATCGATGCCCTGCAGGTGGTGGCCAAGGGCGTTAATTCCCTGCGCAGCCCGGAGCGCGGCATTGTACTGGTGACGCACTACCAGCGTCTGCTCGACTACATCGTGCCGGACTTCGTGCACGTGCTGTACAACGGCCAGATCATCAAGTCCGGCGGCAAGGAACTGGCGCTGGAGCTGGAAGAAAAAGGTTACGGCTGGCTCACCGGCGAGGAAGAGTCCGCATGA
- the sufB gene encoding Fe-S cluster assembly protein SufB produces the protein MSQAELDKLIRSNYEAGFTTTVDTETLPPGLSEDVIRFLSAKKEEPEWMLEWRLDSYRKWQEMPSPSWAHLQHPPIDFNEVSYYSKPKSLDNAPKSLDEVDPELLATYEKLGIPLHEQEMLAGVAVDVVFDSSSVFTTFKEKLAEAGVIFCSISEAIKEHPQLIKQYLGSVVPKGDNFYAALNSAVFSDGSFVYIPKGVRCPMELSTYFRINEANTGQFERTLIIADEGSYVSYLEGCTAPQRDENQLHAAVVELVALPGAEIKYSTVQNWYPGDENGKGGIYNFVTKRGVAHDNSKISWTQVETGSAITWKYPSVILRGDNSIGEFYSVALTRHMQQADTGTKMIHLGKNTKSTIISKGISAARSQNTYRGLVRISPRAENARNFTQCDSLLLGDQCGAHTFPYIESKNPTATIEHEATTSKVSDDQMFLCRQRGIDPEKAVSMIVNGFCKEVFKELPMEFAVEAGKLLEVSLEGAVG, from the coding sequence ATGAGCCAAGCCGAACTGGACAAGCTGATTCGCTCCAACTACGAGGCCGGTTTTACCACCACCGTGGACACCGAGACCCTGCCTCCCGGCCTGAGCGAGGACGTCATCCGCTTCCTGTCTGCCAAGAAGGAAGAGCCGGAATGGATGCTGGAATGGCGGCTGGACAGCTACCGCAAATGGCAGGAAATGCCCTCTCCCTCCTGGGCACACCTGCAGCACCCCCCCATTGATTTCAATGAGGTGTCCTACTATTCCAAGCCGAAAAGCCTGGATAACGCCCCGAAGAGCCTGGATGAGGTCGATCCGGAGCTGCTGGCCACCTACGAAAAACTGGGCATTCCCCTGCACGAGCAGGAAATGCTGGCGGGTGTGGCCGTGGACGTGGTGTTTGACTCATCCTCGGTATTTACCACCTTTAAAGAGAAGCTGGCGGAAGCCGGGGTGATCTTCTGCTCCATCTCCGAGGCTATCAAGGAGCACCCGCAGCTGATCAAGCAGTACCTGGGCTCTGTTGTGCCCAAGGGCGACAACTTCTACGCGGCCCTGAACAGTGCGGTCTTCTCGGACGGCTCTTTCGTGTACATCCCCAAGGGTGTTCGCTGCCCGATGGAACTGTCCACCTACTTCCGCATCAATGAAGCCAACACCGGCCAGTTCGAACGTACCCTGATCATCGCCGACGAAGGCAGCTATGTGAGCTACCTGGAAGGCTGCACCGCGCCCCAGCGGGATGAAAACCAGCTGCACGCCGCCGTGGTCGAGCTGGTGGCCCTGCCCGGTGCCGAAATCAAGTACTCCACCGTGCAGAACTGGTACCCCGGTGACGAGAACGGCAAGGGCGGCATCTACAACTTCGTGACCAAGCGCGGCGTTGCCCATGACAACAGCAAGATCAGCTGGACCCAGGTAGAAACTGGCTCCGCCATCACTTGGAAGTACCCGTCAGTGATCCTGCGTGGCGACAACAGCATCGGGGAGTTCTACTCCGTGGCGCTGACCCGCCACATGCAGCAGGCGGATACCGGCACCAAGATGATCCATCTGGGCAAGAACACCAAGAGCACCATTATCTCCAAGGGCATTTCGGCTGCTCGCAGCCAGAACACCTATCGGGGTCTGGTGCGCATCAGTCCACGGGCAGAAAACGCCCGCAATTTCACCCAGTGTGATTCACTGCTGCTGGGCGATCAGTGCGGCGCGCATACCTTCCCGTACATCGAGTCGAAGAACCCCACGGCCACCATCGAGCACGAGGCCACCACTTCCAAAGTGAGTGATGACCAGATGTTCCTGTGTCGCCAGCGCGGTATTGACCCGGAGAAGGCCGTTTCCATGATCGTGAACGGCTTCTGTAAAGAGGTGTTCAAGGAACTGCCCATGGAATTCGCGGTGGAAGCCGGCAAGCTGCTGGAAGTGAGCCTTGAAGGCGCAGTGGGCTAA
- the ndk gene encoding nucleoside-diphosphate kinase: MAVERTLSIIKPDAVAKNVIGDIVARFEKADLKVVAMKMVHLSDEQAGGFYAEHKERPFFNDLVSFMTSGPVVVQVLEGEDAVAKNRDLMGATNPKEAAAGTIRADFAQTIDENAVHGSDSTESAAREVAYFFSDEELCPRTR; this comes from the coding sequence ATGGCTGTTGAGCGCACCCTCTCTATCATCAAGCCTGATGCCGTGGCCAAGAACGTAATCGGCGACATCGTTGCCCGTTTCGAGAAGGCCGACCTGAAAGTGGTTGCCATGAAGATGGTACACCTGAGCGACGAGCAGGCGGGCGGTTTCTACGCCGAGCACAAAGAGCGTCCCTTCTTCAACGATCTGGTGTCCTTCATGACCAGCGGCCCTGTGGTCGTTCAGGTTCTGGAAGGTGAAGATGCCGTCGCCAAGAACCGTGATCTGATGGGTGCTACCAACCCGAAAGAAGCGGCTGCGGGAACCATCCGCGCCGATTTCGCTCAGACTATTGACGAGAACGCGGTACACGGCTCTGACTCCACCGAGTCTGCTGCCCGCGAAGTGGCCTACTTCTTCTCTGACGAAGAACTGTGCCCGCGCACTCGCTAA
- the rlmN gene encoding 23S rRNA (adenine(2503)-C(2))-methyltransferase RlmN — protein sequence MTAQQKVNLLGLDRPQMEEFFLNMGEKKFRAQQVLKWIHHHQADSFEQMTDVGKALRQKLSEVAEIRGPEVTHESISRDGTRKWVFELDNGGAVETVFIPDGRRGTLCVSSQVGCAVDCSFCSTGKQGFQRDMTSAEIIGQVWQASRSFGPRRNLGEHPITNVVMMGMGEPLLNYDNVLTAMRIMKDDLGYGIGKKRITLSTSGVIPKIDQLSQDLDVALAVSLHAPNDELRNELVPLNRKYPLKELMAACKRYTKNITHKHNTITMEYVMLRDVNDKPEHARQLVKLLNGIPVKVNLIPFNPFPHAGYERSRKSDILEFHKYLNDNGLLTTVRTTRGDDIDAACGQLVGQVQDRTRRSERWKQSIFHRSEHTDNNTAQA from the coding sequence ATGACAGCCCAACAGAAGGTCAATCTGCTCGGTCTTGATCGCCCGCAAATGGAAGAGTTCTTCCTGAATATGGGCGAGAAGAAATTCCGTGCCCAGCAGGTACTCAAGTGGATCCACCATCATCAGGCGGATTCGTTCGAGCAAATGACCGATGTGGGTAAAGCATTGCGCCAGAAGCTTTCCGAGGTGGCGGAAATCCGTGGCCCGGAAGTGACCCACGAAAGCATCAGCCGTGACGGCACCCGCAAATGGGTGTTCGAACTGGATAATGGTGGTGCTGTGGAAACCGTCTTTATTCCCGATGGCCGCCGCGGCACCCTGTGCGTGTCCTCACAGGTGGGCTGTGCAGTGGACTGCAGCTTCTGCTCCACCGGTAAGCAGGGCTTCCAGCGGGACATGACCAGCGCCGAGATCATCGGCCAGGTATGGCAAGCGAGCCGCTCTTTTGGCCCGCGCCGCAATTTGGGTGAGCACCCGATCACCAACGTGGTAATGATGGGCATGGGCGAGCCCCTGCTTAACTACGACAACGTGCTCACCGCCATGCGCATCATGAAGGATGACCTCGGCTACGGGATCGGCAAGAAGCGCATCACGCTGTCCACTTCGGGCGTGATCCCGAAAATCGACCAGCTGAGTCAGGATCTGGATGTGGCGCTGGCGGTCAGCCTTCACGCGCCCAACGATGAGCTGCGAAACGAGCTGGTGCCGCTGAACCGCAAATACCCGCTGAAAGAACTGATGGCGGCCTGCAAGCGCTACACCAAGAACATTACCCACAAGCACAACACCATCACCATGGAATATGTGATGCTTCGGGATGTGAACGACAAACCGGAACATGCACGTCAATTGGTTAAACTTCTCAACGGTATTCCGGTGAAGGTGAACCTGATTCCGTTCAATCCTTTCCCGCATGCGGGATATGAACGCTCCCGCAAGAGCGATATTCTGGAATTTCATAAGTATCTGAATGACAATGGATTGTTGACTACAGTCAGGACGACGCGCGGTGATGATATCGACGCCGCCTGTGGTCAGCTGGTGGGGCAGGTGCAGGACCGGACCCGGCGCAGTGAGCGCTGGAAGCAATCCATTTTTCACCGCTCCGAACACACGGATAACAATACAGCGCAAGCGTAA